One window of the Trifolium pratense cultivar HEN17-A07 linkage group LG2, ARS_RC_1.1, whole genome shotgun sequence genome contains the following:
- the LOC123907734 gene encoding chaperone protein dnaJ 11, chloroplastic-like — translation MISSVSLPSVSLYTTANNFSGTTVTPPPCRIRSKPFVISASATATAEPRSWTEQQQRPSYLNMNTNSICSPSSLYDILGISAAASVQEIKSAYRKLARVCHPDVAAIDRKNSSADDFMKIHSAYSTLSDPEKRANYDRSLFRRQQRPLSTMMSSGYSSRKWETDQCW, via the coding sequence atgATTTCTTCCGTATCTCTTCCTTCCGTTTCTCTCTACACCACCGCTAACAACTTCTCCGGCACCACCGTAACTCCACCACCGTGCCGCATCAGATCTAAGCCTTTTGTAATCTCCGCTAGCGCTACAGCCACCGCTGAACCTCGTTCATGGACTGAACAACAACAGAGACCTTCTTATCTTAACATGAACACAAACTCGATTTGTTCTCCTTCATCGCTTTACGATATCTTAGGTATATCGGCTGCTGCATCGGTTCAAGAGATTAAATCGGCGTACCGAAAACTTGCCAGAGTTTGTCATCCTGATGTGGCGGCGATTGATCGGAAAAATTCTTCAGCCGACGATTTTATGAAGATTCATTCTGCTTATTCTACTCTCTCTGATCCTGAAAAACGTGCTAATTATGATCGGAGTCTTTTCCGTCGTCAACAACGGCCGTTGTCGACGATGATGTCTTCCGGTTACTCTAGCCGGAAATGGGAAACGGACCAGTGTTGGTAG